The genomic segment CTATAATATACCCCCCTATACTATTTTGAAAGAAACTCATGTCACACACCTCCCAGAACAAGGACAAGCTGCTTGCCCGCATCCGTCGCCTCAAAGGCCAGATGGAAGCGGTGGAGCGGGCGTTGGAAGGTGGCAAGCCATGCGGGGAGGTGCTGCAATTGCTGGCATCCGTGCGCGGTGCGCTGTCCGGGCTGACGGGCGAGGTGATGCAGGACCATCTGCATGAGCATGTTCTGCATGCCGAAAATGACGAAGAGCGTGCCCGTGCCACCGAAGAGCTGGCGCAGGTTCTGAAAACCTATATCCGATAGAGGTGTGCCATGACGGCAGCGACTGACCATTTCCACCCGCATCCCCATCCCCATCCCCATCCCCACGGCACGCATAGCCATGTCTTTCTTGGCGATAACCACGAGCGCAACGAGCGCCGCGTCTGGGCCGTCATCGGCCTGACGACGGCGATGATGGTGGCGGAAATTGCCGCCGGTAGCTGGTTCGGCTCCATGGCGCTGACGGCGGATGGTTGGCATATGGCGACCCATGCGGGCGCGATGCTGATTTCGGCGCTCGCCTACCTCTATGCCCGCCGTCAGATCGCCAATGACCGTTTTACCTTCGGGACGGGAAAATTCGGCGATCTCGCGGGCTTTGCCAGCGCCGTGGTGCTGGGCGTTGCCGCCATCATGATTGCGTGGGAAAGCCTGCTGAGGTTCTTTGCACCGGTGGATATCGATTTCAACCAGGCAATCGCGGTTGCCGCCATCGGTCTCGTGGTCAACCTCGTCAGCGCTTGGCTATTGAAGGACGATCACCATCACGACCACGGACATGGACATTCGCATGGAAGCCATGCGCACCACGGAAGCCACGCCCATCAAGGTGATCACGCGCACCATGAAAGCCATGGCAGCAAGGATAACAACCTGCGTTCAGCCTATCTGCATGTGCTGGCCGATGCGCTGACATCGGTGCTCGCCATCGTCGCGCTGTTGCTTGGCAAATGGAATGGCTGGACGTTCCTCGATCCCGCCATGGGCATCGTCGGCGGCATCGTGATTGCGCGTTGGTCCTGGGGGCTGCTGCGCTCTACCGCATCCGTGCTGGTCGATGCAGCGCCAGAAGCGCAGGACCTTTCGCGTGAGATTCGAAATGCGGTTGAAACCCCGCAAGAGCAGATCACCGATCTCCACGTCTGGCAGGTAGGGCCGGGGCACCATGCGGCCATCGTCTCGATCCAGGCATCGTCACCGCAGGCGCCAGCATTCTATCGGCAGAAGCTGGAAGCAATCCACGAGCTGTCGCATGTGACGGTAGAGATCAACGCTGCCCATCCGGCGTGATGTGTTGAGGTCAAAGGCTCGAACGATAAGACGTGAGCTTGGTCCAGCGGGTACATCCCTCATTCCTGTGCTTGTCACAGGAATCCAGTCGTCGCGCGTCTGCGCGGCGGGAAAACTCCTTGCGCTTGCACTAGCTGAGAAAAGCTGGAGATCGCGGCGTCATAACTCAAGCCGCAGAGCGTTGATATAGAGCGGCGCGAAAAACTTTGAGCGCAGCCACTCCCAGGCCATTAATCAACTTTTAATCTAAAATATGCTTGCTGGCGACGTTAACTCAGTGTGAGCGATGCGATTCGGGGCAGATCAATGTTCCGTATAGGCTTGGCGAAACCATGCGCTGTCCAGCTGCGACGTGGCGCCTTCGCTGCCCTGCGCGGTGCTGGCATCCGCGTCATTGCTAACGGTCCACAGAACGTTGGCAAGAGATGTCGTTTCCAGCACGTTGACAAAGGAAAGTCTGCCGCCGCCGGAAACCGTTTGCTGCTGCTCGGGAGCGACAGGCTCAACCGTGCGCTTTTCGATGTGCTGAGAGCGGCTTTGATGCGCAGATCCGCCGATATTATTATCGATATTCATTGCAAGCCTCTTTCTTGACCGATTAACGAATTGTTAACGGCCGAAGCTTGCGCGAAGCTTGCGTCATTGTGTTTGGCTTGCGTTCTTCGCTTGACAGCATGGAAAGTGCTGCTTCGTTTTTACGTTTTTTAGGGTTGCCAAACCAGAAAACCGCCATTTCGAGCGATTCCCTAACGTAAGACGCCCTCCGCAAGGTGAGTCGTGGAGGGCGTTGGGTAGAATCAGGCGATCCGTTTTTCCGGTTCCGGCGATTCTGACGGCTCTGTCAGTGGCACGCCCGTCGGCACGGCCTCATCATCCTGCGTGGCAGGTGTCACCATGGCTGCCATCAGCGTTTCGATGCCGATGCTGCCGACCGTCTTGCCGTCTTCGTCCACCACCTGCGCAGTGGTCTCGTTGGCATCTGTCATGTCACGGGCAATGTTTTCCAGCGTGTCGGTTTCCAGAACCGACAGGTTTTCCGGCGCCGTCGTGGCCGGTTCCATCACGGTTGTTGCCTGCAACACGCGGCCACGGTTCACGTCACGCACGAAGTCGCTGACATATTCGTTGGCCGGATGCTGGATGATGCTCTGGCCATCGCCCTGCTGCACCATCTCGCCGTCTTTCAGGATCGCGATATGGTCACCAAGCCGCAGCGCTTCATCCAAATCGTGGGTAATGAAGACGACGGTCTTCTTCAGCTCCTGCTGAAGATCGAGCAGCATGGTCTGCATATCGACGCGGATCAGCGGGTCGAGCGCCGAATAGGCCTCATCCATCAACAGAATATCGGCATCGTTGGTCAGTGCCCGGGCAAGGCCTACGCGCTGCTGCATGCCGCCCGACAGCTGGTTCGGGTAATTGTCCTCGTAACCATCGAGGCCCACGCGGTTCAGCCAGTAACGGCCTTTTTCCAGACTGTCCTTGCGGGACACGCCCTGAATATCGAGACCATAGACGCTGTTCTCCAAGACGGTGCGATGCGGCAAAAGGCCGAATTTCTGGAACACCATCGCCGTCTTGTGGCGGCGGAAATCGCGAAGGGCGGACGTGCCCATCGAGCAGACGTCCTCGCCGCCATACAGCACTTCACCCGCACTCGGCTCGATCAACCGGTTGATGTGGCGGATCAGCGTAGACTTGCCGGAGCCCGAGAGGCCCATGACCACGGTGATCTTGCCGCCGGGCATGGTGATGTTGATGTTGTTGAGGCCGAGAACGTGGTTGTGCTTGTCGTTCAGCTCGGTCTTGCTCAAGCCGTTTTTAACGGCTTCGAGATGTCTCTCAGGGTGCTTGCCGAAGATCTTGTAAAGTCGGCGGATTTCGATGTCCTTAGCCATGTTGCACCTCGCGATATTTCTGCAAACGCTTGCCGAAGGCCTGGCTGGCACGGTCAAACATGATGGCGATAGCCACCAGCGCAAAGCCGTTCAGAAAGCCGATTGTGAAGAACTGGTTGTTGATGGCCTGAAGCACGTTCTTGCCCAAACCGCCGACACCGACCATGGAGGCGACCACGACCATGGCCAGCGACATCATGATTGTTTGGTTGATGCCGGTCATGATGGTGGGCAGCGCCAATGGCAGTTGCACATTGAACAGCTTCTGGGTGTTGGACGAGCCGAAGGCGTCTGCCGCCTCCAGCGTTTCCCGGTCCACCATGCGAATGCCCAGATTGGTCAGGCGGATCATCGGCGGTATCGCGTAGATGACGACCGCAATCAGGCCCGGCACCTTGCCAATGCCGAAGATGACGACGACCGGAATGAGATATACGAAGCTCGGCATCGTCTGCATCACATCCAGACCCGGATTGATGAAGCGTTGCAATCGCTCGGACCGCGCCATGAGAATGCCTAGCGGCAGGCCGATGGCAACGGCGATCAGCGTCGCAATCGCTACGATCGACAGCGTCGTCATCGCATCCCGCCACAGGCCAACAGCGCCAATCAGACACAGCGAAACGGCAGTGCCAAGCGTAATGCGGAAGCTGCGCCCGGCCAGATGCACCATGGCCAGCAGGCCGAGAAAAATGATGATCCACGGCGTCTGCGTGAAAAAGCGTTCGGATGAATTCAAAAACAGCTGCAGCGGGTGCATGACCGTATCGATGACATCGCCGTAGCTACGAACGATATCACGGAAGCCGTCATCGATAGACTTGCGCGCCACGCGCATGGTGCTGTTGCCAATGGCCGGAAACTTGCACAGCATATCCGGCAGGAGATTACAGAGGGCCATTATTGTTTTTTTCCCTTAGTTTTTGTTGGAGGGGCTTGTGGGTCGATGCCGAGTATGCGGCTTACCCCCTCTGTCCTGCCGGACATCTCCCCCACAAGGAGGGAGATCGACTCGGGGCGACCTCTCGGTCACCTCAAACGTCGAGAGTGGAGCGATGTCGGCGCGCCTTGCTTATCTCCCCACCTGTGGGGGAGATGCCCGGCAGGGCAGAGGGGGGTAAGCCACGCATTCAAGGGCTGCGATCAAACCGCAGCCCCAAACACACTCACATCACATCGAAGCCTTGATCTTCTCAGCCACCTCGGGCGAAACCCACTTCGTCCAGATGTCCTCATGGTTCTCGAGGAAATACGCTGCACCGTCTTCATTGGTGCCCTGGTTTTCATCCATCCAGGCCAGAATTTTCGCCAGGGTTTCGTTATCCCACTGGCGCTTCTTCACGTATTCGCCTGAAGGGCCAGCTTTTTCGGCGAATTCCTTGGTCACGACGGTAAAGACGTCCGCGATGGGATAGGCGTTCGGCTTGGGGTCGGCGCAATCGGCCTTGGCGATGCAGGTGTCGTAGGCCTCGCGGTCGAGTTCGACACCGTCATCCAGCTTGACCATATCGTATTTGCCCATGATCGCCGTTGGTGCCCAGTAATAGCCAAGCCAACCCTGCTTCTTCTCGTAAGCGTTGGAGATGGAGCCATCGAGACCCGCAGCCGAGCCGGTATCGACGAGGGTAAAGCCCTTGTCTTCCGCCTTGCGCGCCTTGAACAGATTGGCCGTCGTTGGCTGGCAACCCCAACCGGGAGGGCAACCGAAGACGGCGCCCTTGCTGGCATCTTCGGGGGCGGGGAACAGTTCGGGATGCTTCAACGCATCTTCAACCGTCTTGATGTCGGGATGTGCATCAGCCAGATA from the Agrobacterium vaccinii genome contains:
- the dmeR gene encoding Ni(II)/Co(II)-sensing transcriptional repressor DmeR produces the protein MSHTSQNKDKLLARIRRLKGQMEAVERALEGGKPCGEVLQLLASVRGALSGLTGEVMQDHLHEHVLHAENDEERARATEELAQVLKTYIR
- the dmeF gene encoding CDF family Co(II)/Ni(II) efflux transporter DmeF, which translates into the protein MTAATDHFHPHPHPHPHPHGTHSHVFLGDNHERNERRVWAVIGLTTAMMVAEIAAGSWFGSMALTADGWHMATHAGAMLISALAYLYARRQIANDRFTFGTGKFGDLAGFASAVVLGVAAIMIAWESLLRFFAPVDIDFNQAIAVAAIGLVVNLVSAWLLKDDHHHDHGHGHSHGSHAHHGSHAHQGDHAHHESHGSKDNNLRSAYLHVLADALTSVLAIVALLLGKWNGWTFLDPAMGIVGGIVIARWSWGLLRSTASVLVDAAPEAQDLSREIRNAVETPQEQITDLHVWQVGPGHHAAIVSIQASSPQAPAFYRQKLEAIHELSHVTVEINAAHPA
- a CDS encoding quaternary amine ABC transporter ATP-binding protein; protein product: MAKDIEIRRLYKIFGKHPERHLEAVKNGLSKTELNDKHNHVLGLNNINITMPGGKITVVMGLSGSGKSTLIRHINRLIEPSAGEVLYGGEDVCSMGTSALRDFRRHKTAMVFQKFGLLPHRTVLENSVYGLDIQGVSRKDSLEKGRYWLNRVGLDGYEDNYPNQLSGGMQQRVGLARALTNDADILLMDEAYSALDPLIRVDMQTMLLDLQQELKKTVVFITHDLDEALRLGDHIAILKDGEMVQQGDGQSIIQHPANEYVSDFVRDVNRGRVLQATTVMEPATTAPENLSVLETDTLENIARDMTDANETTAQVVDEDGKTVGSIGIETLMAAMVTPATQDDEAVPTGVPLTEPSESPEPEKRIA
- a CDS encoding ABC transporter permease, encoding MALCNLLPDMLCKFPAIGNSTMRVARKSIDDGFRDIVRSYGDVIDTVMHPLQLFLNSSERFFTQTPWIIIFLGLLAMVHLAGRSFRITLGTAVSLCLIGAVGLWRDAMTTLSIVAIATLIAVAIGLPLGILMARSERLQRFINPGLDVMQTMPSFVYLIPVVVIFGIGKVPGLIAVVIYAIPPMIRLTNLGIRMVDRETLEAADAFGSSNTQKLFNVQLPLALPTIMTGINQTIMMSLAMVVVASMVGVGGLGKNVLQAINNQFFTIGFLNGFALVAIAIMFDRASQAFGKRLQKYREVQHG
- a CDS encoding ABC transporter substrate-binding protein yields the protein MKKLLASTILVTGFTLAAAAGASTANAAETCGNISIAEMNWASAGVAAYVDKFIMENGYDCTVDIVTGDTTPTFTSMNEKGQPDMAPEMWVNTLGAPYEEAIKSGNLIQDVKILSDGGIEGWWIPKYLADAHPDIKTVEDALKHPELFPAPEDASKGAVFGCPPGWGCQPTTANLFKARKAEDKGFTLVDTGSAAGLDGSISNAYEKKQGWLGYYWAPTAIMGKYDMVKLDDGVELDREAYDTCIAKADCADPKPNAYPIADVFTVVTKEFAEKAGPSGEYVKKRQWDNETLAKILAWMDENQGTNEDGAAYFLENHEDIWTKWVSPEVAEKIKASM